One genomic window of Osmia bicornis bicornis chromosome 3, iOsmBic2.1, whole genome shotgun sequence includes the following:
- the LOC114872695 gene encoding phosphatidylinositol 4-phosphate 3-kinase C2 domain-containing subunit beta isoform X2 — protein sequence MSHYNRNTSTQRSTVIDYERQFQEDLERAQALSLESLALEKFKLQKQRSEFNHVHQSCVPQSDIHTGNNVMHSNSSERDNTPQSEKFQSRSRPRPGSFNTNQSKNTVILAPPPPIPSRRNSTTATTSQEQSVDLINFTSPVKQDDLTDYCSPPPPPPKPLLEPKWETHPSLLKKQGRVSRSSSIAGYHSRDFRYQSLSPNPRSSTAPCTPGTPKISPIMSRSSSINSTVPDVTPQIPPLPMNYRPSITPSVCGVQKPMFSKDDEQLSVLKVVEKKPNNNLIDLSSFDQVEDKTNVRVSVLEAFDPLLVKTDDPNESAQGPKDEIQVSGSVYDPFDPFDYMYSTNESVNSDPVYVAVEKSAKSPAVSPAAPPPLPPRNSSAWNTIERRRTSLDRRQKRQTRLYENITVRKTRPSLHDCDLKAFHEMMKSVRSEFPFNDPSTNIGHIISPMMENLYPDGTSIKLVVHPQLVDSNENTPSISFTCDVNCSVEHVILNVACSLEDEDTVNVEKYCLRVWGLAEYFAPNTTLAQYEYIHQCIKLEKDIELAILTKAQIKRSIARTLQDDNRDQCLKLEDILPNEPVQPISYDTLLILLETVEKEMERVETTAIQLATSNHGTSLLPQLQPRGVVQAIKAVCALMGNIEMFEITEAVDNFVNACCQFLPQVHTTNIECKKPEILHEDGDYSVVTLRTKFPDVIASHCHKIRGAIQDLVETYCHAFRVDFELSSKAEFSTDTLIASEVLDTILVRVGAVHRLPGSWKHDDYIIAAQIFHGTRPVGNPVLSEPMTVSSNFYPRILFNSWLEFRGISVCQVPREARLVLVLYGRTLQPTEHESNSSAENTMQKEELGWGAIQFFDFEGVMSQGSFFLSLWPAVADKRLGPAPAPGIHPQGDTHAIIGLELPDYGGKVLFPTELRDFDVESLDFNSLDQNTQELLIDITQQTTFTRPLIEEREILWEKRHYLHDRPEALPKVLLAAHSWDWACLPDLHASLRVWSALPPVQALQLLLPCFPDMKVREVAVGWIRELSNDELVDYLPQLLQALKHETYETSPLARFLLERALLSPRVAHHVYWLLTQALPGQSPQNSSEIGSEDDRNISSTRYHKRLQLMLRALLAVIGDALRNSFLTQQLLVKNLHEVAENIKQLKDSLRMDALKISLQNIHCQLMEDDGTCLPLSPSKQVFGINVQSCSYFPSFTLPLKINFISCDDVICPAIFKVGDDLQQDMLTLQIVRIMDKLWLKEGLDLKMVTFTCVPTGYKRGMIEMVTDAETLRKIQVEFGLTGSFKDRPIAEWLAKHNPSELEYERAVENFTASCAGYSVATYILGICDRHNDNIMLKTSGHLFHIDFGKFLGDAQMFGNFKRDRTPFVLTSDMAYVINGGDKPSAKFHHFVDLCCQAFNVVRKHGNLILHLFGLMTSSGIPGVTVDAVSYVQKALLPEQTNPEAAATFARMIESSLKSWFTQFNFFLHNLAQLRFSGDHSDGALLSFIPRTYTMQQEGQLTSVQVHGYQKRYDPEKYYMYILRIQRKGHADPTYLFRSYKEFCEFYQKLCIHFPLAKLASLPSGISVGRSNIKQVADKRRADIEKFLVSLFKMAPEISQSDLVYTFFHPLLRDQQNADIHLRKVKVGNWWAEKRVRDNVQNGQIKMSLHYTRGAFYVMIYHARGLPKVANGQEPNTYVKVYLKPDPTKKTKRKTKVVKKNCHPSFMEMLEYRMSLDVIKERTLEATIWNHDTLQENEFLGGLCLPLERFDLTNETIEWFSLGSVR from the exons AGAAATACAAGTACTCAGAGGTCTACGGTGATCGATTATGAGCGTCAATTTCAAGAGGACCTAGAACGTGCTCAGGCATTGAGCTTAGAAAGCCTTgctttagaaaaatttaaattacaaaagcAACGTTCAGAATTTAATCATGTTCACCAATCTTGTGTACCACAAAGTGACATACACACAGGGAATAATGTTATGCATAGCAATTCATCAGAGAGAGATAATACACCGCAAAGTGAAAA atTTCAGAGTAGAAGCAGACCAAGGCCCGGTTCCTTTAATACCAATCAATCGAAGAATACTGTGATATTAGCACCACCACCACCAATTCCATCTCGAAGAAATTCCACAACAGCTACAACGAGTCAAGAACAATCAGTTGACTTGATTAACTTTACAAGTCCGGTGAAGCAAGACGATCTAACTGACTACTGTTCACCTCCACCTCCACCACC AAAACCATTATTAGAACCAAAATGGGAAACACATCCTTCGTTATTAAAGAAACAAGGAAGAGTATCACGTAGCAGTAGTATCGCCGGTTATCATTCTCGAGACTTCCGATACCAATCACTCTCTCCTAATCCTAGATCTTCCACCGCACCTTGCACACCGGGAACTCCGAAAATTAGTCCTATCATGTCAAGATCCAGTAGTATTAACAGTACTGTACCTGATGTAACACCACAA atACCTCCGTTACCTATGAATTACAGACCAAGTATTACTCCTTCTGTATGTGGTGTACAAAAACCTATGTTCTCTAAGGATGATGAGCAGCTAAGCGTGTTGAAAGTGGTAGAAAAGAAGCCAAATAATAATCTTATAGACTTGAGTTCTTTTGATCAAGTAGAAGATAAAACAAATGTACGAGTTAGCGTATTAGAAGCGTTTGATCCGTTACTTGTTAAGACTGACGATCCTAATGAGAGTGCACAGGGGCCTAAAGACGAGATACAAGTCAGTGGATCGGTATATGACCCGTTCGATCCATTTGATTACATGTATAGCACAAATGAAAGTGTTAATTCAGATCCGGTATACGTTGCTGTGGAAAAATCTGCTAAATCTCCTGCTGTATCACCGGCAGCACCGCCACCGCTACCTCCTAGGAATTCATCTGCTTGGAATACCattgaaagaagaagaacTTCATTAGACAGAAGACAGAAGCGACAAACACGTTTGTACGAGAACATAACGGTCCGAAAAACTAGACCATCCCTCCATGATTGTGATTTAAAGGCTTTCCATGAAATGATGAAATCTGTCCGAAGTGAATTTCCCTTTAACGATCCTAGTACAAACATCGGACATATAATCAGCCCGATGATGGAGAACTTATATCCTGATGGCACAAGTATAAAATTAGTCGTACATCCACAGTTAGTGGATTCTAATGAAAATACTCCGTCCATATCATTCACCTGTGATGTAAACTGTAGCGTTGAACATGTTATTCTCAACGTCGCTTGTTCCTTAGAGGACGAGGACACGgtgaacgtagaaaaatattgtttgaGAGTATGGGGATTAGCAGAATACTTTGCACCTAATACAACTTTAGCTCAATACGAATACATACATCAATGTATCAAATTAGAAAAAGACATCGAATTAGCTATTCTAACTAAAGCACAAATAAAGCGATCTATAGCGCGAACACTGCAGGACGATAATCGTGATCAGTGTCTCAAATTAGAAGACATTCTTCCAAATGAACCAGTACAACCAATATCGTACGATACGCTTCTTATCTTGCTAGAGACAGTAGAGAAAGAAATGGAACGCGTTGAGACTACTGCGATACAATTGGCAACTAGTAATCATGGTACTAGTCTTTTGCCCCAGCTGCAACCACGTGGCGTTGTTCAAGCGATAAAAGCAGTCTGTGCATTAATGGGAAACAtagaaatgtttgaaattaCAGAGGCTGTTGACAATTTTGTGAATGCGTGTTGTCAGTTTCTGCCCCAAGTTCATACGACAAACATCGAATGCAAGAAACCAGAAATCTTACACGAAGATGGTGATTATTCTGTTGTTACTTTAAGAACAAAGTTTCCAGATGTAATTGCATCCCATTGTCATAAAATACGTGGGGCGATTCAAGATCTTGTAGAAACTTATTGTCATGCATTTAGAGTTGATTTTGAGTTAAGTAGCAAAGCAGAATTTTCAACAG ATACGTTGATAGCGTCTGAAGTATTGGATACTATATTAGTTCGCGTTGGAGCAGTTCATAGATTGCCAGGATCATGGAAACACGATGATTATATTATAGCAGCCCAAATATTTCACGGTACAAGACCTGTTGGAAATCCAGTTTTATCCGAACCTATGACAGTCAGTTCTAATTTTTATCCAAGAATTTTGTTCAATTCATG GTTGGAATTTCGTGGCATAAGCGTGTGCCAGGTACCAAGAGAAGCGAGGCTAGTGTTAGTATTGTACGGTCGTACTTTACAACCTACCGAGCATGAATCTAATTCCTCGGCAGAAAATACCATGCAAAAGGAAGAATTAGGTTGGGGAGCTATACAGTTCTTTGATTTCGAAGG AGTGATGAGTCAAGGAAGTTTCTTCTTATCTCTGTGGCCAGCAGTTGCTGATAAGAGATTAGGTCCTGCTCCTGCACCTGGAATTCATCCTCAAGGGGATACGCATGCTATCATCGGTTTAGAATTACCCGATTATGGTGGCAAAGTGTTATTCCCCACAGAATTAAGGGATTTTGATGTTGAATCGTTGGACTTTAATTCCTTAGATCAGAATACACAAGAATTATTAATAGACATTACACAGCAAACTACCTTTACAAG ACCACTTATCGAGGAGAGGGAAATTTTATGGGAGAAACGTCATTACTTACACGACAGACCCGAAGCTTTGCCCAAAGTGCTTTTAGCTGCGCACAGTTGGGACTGGGCTTGTTTACCTGATCTTCATGCATCTCTCAGGGTTTGGAGTGCTTTGCCTCCTGTTCAAGCTTTACAATTACTGTTACCTTG TTTTCCAGATATGAAGGTTAGAGAAGTAGCGGTTGGCTGGATTCGAGAATTGAGTAACGACGAATTGGTAGATTATTTACCACAATTGTTGCAAGCATTGAAGCACGAAACATATGAAACATCACCTCTAGCAAGATTCTTGTTAGAACGAGCTTTACTTTCTCCACGTGTAGCTCATCACGTTTATTGGTTGTTGACACAAGCATTACCAGGACAAAGTCCTCAG aATTCTTCTGAAATTGGCTCAGAAGATGATAGAAATATTAGTTCTACACGCTATCACAAAAGACTACAACTAATGTTGCGGGCATTACTAGCTGTTATTGGCGATGCACTAAGAAATAGTTTTCTTACCCAACAATTACTTGTCaag AATTTACACGAAGTagctgaaaatataaaacaattgAAAGATTCGTTAAGAATGGATGCGCTGAAAATTAGCTtacaaaatatacattgtCAATTAATGGAAGATGATGGTACATGTTTACCGTTGTCTCCCAGTAAACAAGTATTCGGTATAAATGTACAAAGCTGTTCGTATTTTCCGTCGTTCACTCTTCCCctaaaaatcaatttcattaGCTGTGACGATGTGATCTGTCCTGCAATTTTTAAA gTTGGAGATGATTTACAACAAGATATGTTAACGCTTCAAATAGTTCGCATTATGGATAAACTTTGGCTGAAAGAGGGTCTTGATCTTAAAATGGTAACATTTACTTGCGTGCCTACTGGGTACAAACGTGGGATGATAGAAATGGTCACGGACGCGGAAACCTTGAGAAAAATACAAGTCGAATTCGGTCTGACTGGTTCTTTTAAAGACCGACCGATTGCCGAATGGCTGGCAAAGCACAATCCTTCTGAATTAGAATACGAAAGGGCTGTAGAAAACTTCACTGCATCTTGCGCGGGCTACAGTGTCGCTACTTATATCTTAGGGATTTGTGACAGGCATAATGACAATATTATGTTAAAAACATCTGGTCACCTGTTCCATATTGATTTTGGTAAATTCCTAGGTGACGCACAAATGTTTGGAAACTTCAAGAG agATAGAACCCCGTTTGTATTAACTTCTGATATGGCGTACGTTATAAATGGTGGAGATAAACCATCAGCTAAATTCCATCATTTTGTTGATTTATGTTGTCAAGCATTTAATGTGGTACGGAAGCATGGAAATCTTATTCTTCATCTTTTTGGATTG ATGACTTCGTCTGGTATTCCTGGTGTAACGGTGGACGCAGTTAGTTATGTACAAAAGGCTCTTCTTCCCGAACAAACGAATCCCGAAGCTGCCGCGACATTCGCTCGAATGATCGAAAGTTCGCTTAAAAGTTGGTTCACTCAATTCAACTTTTTCTTACACAATTTGGCACAGCTTCGATTTTCAGGCGATCACAGTGACGGGGCATTGTTATCGTTTATTCCACGTACATACAC AATGCAGCAAGAAGGTCAATTAACAAGCGTTCAAGTACATGGGTATCAAAAACGATACGACCCTGAAAAatattacatgtatatattGCGTATACAGCGAAAGGGTCACGCAGACCCCACTTATTTATTTAGATCCTATAAAGAATTTTGCGAATTTTATCAGAAACTGTGCATTCACTTTCCTCTTGCTAAACTCGCCAG TTTACCAAGTGGTATAAGTGTTGGAAGATCTAATATAAAACAAGTTGCTGATAAACGCAGAGCAGATATAGAAAAATTCCTTGTAAGCTTATTTAAAATGGCACCAGAGATTTCCCAAAGTGATCTGGTTTACACATTCTTTCATCCTCTATTGAGGGATCAGCAAAATGCTGATATTCATTTACGCAAAGTAAAAG TTGGCAATTGGTGGGCTGAGAAAAGAGTCAGGGACAACGTTCAAAATGGACAAATTAAAATGTCCCTTCATTATACTCGTGGAGCCTTTTATGTGATGATCTATCATGCAAGAGGATTGCCAAAAGTAGCTAATGGTCAAGAACCGAATACATACGTAAAAGTTTATCTTAAACCAGATCCTACaaagaaaacgaaacgaaaaacAAAAGTTGTGAAGAAAAATTGTCATCCTTCGTTTATGGAAATG CTAGAGTATAGAATGTCTTTGGATGTTATTAAAGAAAGAACTCTAGAAGCTACAATATGGAACCATGATACATTGCAAGAAAATGAGTTTCTTGGTGGACTATGTTTACCACTTGAACGTTTTGACCTGACAAATGAAACAATTGAATGGTTTT
- the LOC114872695 gene encoding phosphatidylinositol 4-phosphate 3-kinase C2 domain-containing subunit beta isoform X1 codes for MSHYNRNTSTQRSTVIDYERQFQEDLERAQALSLESLALEKFKLQKQRSEFNHVHQSCVPQSDIHTGNNVMHSNSSERDNTPQSEKFQSRSRPRPGSFNTNQSKNTVILAPPPPIPSRRNSTTATTSQEQSVDLINFTSPVKQDDLTDYCSPPPPPPKPLLEPKWETHPSLLKKQGRVSRSSSIAGYHSRDFRYQSLSPNPRSSTAPCTPGTPKISPIMSRSSSINSTVPDVTPQLAWNLNDFKTYFLAQIPPLPMNYRPSITPSVCGVQKPMFSKDDEQLSVLKVVEKKPNNNLIDLSSFDQVEDKTNVRVSVLEAFDPLLVKTDDPNESAQGPKDEIQVSGSVYDPFDPFDYMYSTNESVNSDPVYVAVEKSAKSPAVSPAAPPPLPPRNSSAWNTIERRRTSLDRRQKRQTRLYENITVRKTRPSLHDCDLKAFHEMMKSVRSEFPFNDPSTNIGHIISPMMENLYPDGTSIKLVVHPQLVDSNENTPSISFTCDVNCSVEHVILNVACSLEDEDTVNVEKYCLRVWGLAEYFAPNTTLAQYEYIHQCIKLEKDIELAILTKAQIKRSIARTLQDDNRDQCLKLEDILPNEPVQPISYDTLLILLETVEKEMERVETTAIQLATSNHGTSLLPQLQPRGVVQAIKAVCALMGNIEMFEITEAVDNFVNACCQFLPQVHTTNIECKKPEILHEDGDYSVVTLRTKFPDVIASHCHKIRGAIQDLVETYCHAFRVDFELSSKAEFSTDTLIASEVLDTILVRVGAVHRLPGSWKHDDYIIAAQIFHGTRPVGNPVLSEPMTVSSNFYPRILFNSWLEFRGISVCQVPREARLVLVLYGRTLQPTEHESNSSAENTMQKEELGWGAIQFFDFEGVMSQGSFFLSLWPAVADKRLGPAPAPGIHPQGDTHAIIGLELPDYGGKVLFPTELRDFDVESLDFNSLDQNTQELLIDITQQTTFTRPLIEEREILWEKRHYLHDRPEALPKVLLAAHSWDWACLPDLHASLRVWSALPPVQALQLLLPCFPDMKVREVAVGWIRELSNDELVDYLPQLLQALKHETYETSPLARFLLERALLSPRVAHHVYWLLTQALPGQSPQNSSEIGSEDDRNISSTRYHKRLQLMLRALLAVIGDALRNSFLTQQLLVKNLHEVAENIKQLKDSLRMDALKISLQNIHCQLMEDDGTCLPLSPSKQVFGINVQSCSYFPSFTLPLKINFISCDDVICPAIFKVGDDLQQDMLTLQIVRIMDKLWLKEGLDLKMVTFTCVPTGYKRGMIEMVTDAETLRKIQVEFGLTGSFKDRPIAEWLAKHNPSELEYERAVENFTASCAGYSVATYILGICDRHNDNIMLKTSGHLFHIDFGKFLGDAQMFGNFKRDRTPFVLTSDMAYVINGGDKPSAKFHHFVDLCCQAFNVVRKHGNLILHLFGLMTSSGIPGVTVDAVSYVQKALLPEQTNPEAAATFARMIESSLKSWFTQFNFFLHNLAQLRFSGDHSDGALLSFIPRTYTMQQEGQLTSVQVHGYQKRYDPEKYYMYILRIQRKGHADPTYLFRSYKEFCEFYQKLCIHFPLAKLASLPSGISVGRSNIKQVADKRRADIEKFLVSLFKMAPEISQSDLVYTFFHPLLRDQQNADIHLRKVKVGNWWAEKRVRDNVQNGQIKMSLHYTRGAFYVMIYHARGLPKVANGQEPNTYVKVYLKPDPTKKTKRKTKVVKKNCHPSFMEMLEYRMSLDVIKERTLEATIWNHDTLQENEFLGGLCLPLERFDLTNETIEWFSLGSVR; via the exons AGAAATACAAGTACTCAGAGGTCTACGGTGATCGATTATGAGCGTCAATTTCAAGAGGACCTAGAACGTGCTCAGGCATTGAGCTTAGAAAGCCTTgctttagaaaaatttaaattacaaaagcAACGTTCAGAATTTAATCATGTTCACCAATCTTGTGTACCACAAAGTGACATACACACAGGGAATAATGTTATGCATAGCAATTCATCAGAGAGAGATAATACACCGCAAAGTGAAAA atTTCAGAGTAGAAGCAGACCAAGGCCCGGTTCCTTTAATACCAATCAATCGAAGAATACTGTGATATTAGCACCACCACCACCAATTCCATCTCGAAGAAATTCCACAACAGCTACAACGAGTCAAGAACAATCAGTTGACTTGATTAACTTTACAAGTCCGGTGAAGCAAGACGATCTAACTGACTACTGTTCACCTCCACCTCCACCACC AAAACCATTATTAGAACCAAAATGGGAAACACATCCTTCGTTATTAAAGAAACAAGGAAGAGTATCACGTAGCAGTAGTATCGCCGGTTATCATTCTCGAGACTTCCGATACCAATCACTCTCTCCTAATCCTAGATCTTCCACCGCACCTTGCACACCGGGAACTCCGAAAATTAGTCCTATCATGTCAAGATCCAGTAGTATTAACAGTACTGTACCTGATGTAACACCACAA CTTGCATGGAATCTTAATGATTTTAAAACTTACTTTCTTGCACAG atACCTCCGTTACCTATGAATTACAGACCAAGTATTACTCCTTCTGTATGTGGTGTACAAAAACCTATGTTCTCTAAGGATGATGAGCAGCTAAGCGTGTTGAAAGTGGTAGAAAAGAAGCCAAATAATAATCTTATAGACTTGAGTTCTTTTGATCAAGTAGAAGATAAAACAAATGTACGAGTTAGCGTATTAGAAGCGTTTGATCCGTTACTTGTTAAGACTGACGATCCTAATGAGAGTGCACAGGGGCCTAAAGACGAGATACAAGTCAGTGGATCGGTATATGACCCGTTCGATCCATTTGATTACATGTATAGCACAAATGAAAGTGTTAATTCAGATCCGGTATACGTTGCTGTGGAAAAATCTGCTAAATCTCCTGCTGTATCACCGGCAGCACCGCCACCGCTACCTCCTAGGAATTCATCTGCTTGGAATACCattgaaagaagaagaacTTCATTAGACAGAAGACAGAAGCGACAAACACGTTTGTACGAGAACATAACGGTCCGAAAAACTAGACCATCCCTCCATGATTGTGATTTAAAGGCTTTCCATGAAATGATGAAATCTGTCCGAAGTGAATTTCCCTTTAACGATCCTAGTACAAACATCGGACATATAATCAGCCCGATGATGGAGAACTTATATCCTGATGGCACAAGTATAAAATTAGTCGTACATCCACAGTTAGTGGATTCTAATGAAAATACTCCGTCCATATCATTCACCTGTGATGTAAACTGTAGCGTTGAACATGTTATTCTCAACGTCGCTTGTTCCTTAGAGGACGAGGACACGgtgaacgtagaaaaatattgtttgaGAGTATGGGGATTAGCAGAATACTTTGCACCTAATACAACTTTAGCTCAATACGAATACATACATCAATGTATCAAATTAGAAAAAGACATCGAATTAGCTATTCTAACTAAAGCACAAATAAAGCGATCTATAGCGCGAACACTGCAGGACGATAATCGTGATCAGTGTCTCAAATTAGAAGACATTCTTCCAAATGAACCAGTACAACCAATATCGTACGATACGCTTCTTATCTTGCTAGAGACAGTAGAGAAAGAAATGGAACGCGTTGAGACTACTGCGATACAATTGGCAACTAGTAATCATGGTACTAGTCTTTTGCCCCAGCTGCAACCACGTGGCGTTGTTCAAGCGATAAAAGCAGTCTGTGCATTAATGGGAAACAtagaaatgtttgaaattaCAGAGGCTGTTGACAATTTTGTGAATGCGTGTTGTCAGTTTCTGCCCCAAGTTCATACGACAAACATCGAATGCAAGAAACCAGAAATCTTACACGAAGATGGTGATTATTCTGTTGTTACTTTAAGAACAAAGTTTCCAGATGTAATTGCATCCCATTGTCATAAAATACGTGGGGCGATTCAAGATCTTGTAGAAACTTATTGTCATGCATTTAGAGTTGATTTTGAGTTAAGTAGCAAAGCAGAATTTTCAACAG ATACGTTGATAGCGTCTGAAGTATTGGATACTATATTAGTTCGCGTTGGAGCAGTTCATAGATTGCCAGGATCATGGAAACACGATGATTATATTATAGCAGCCCAAATATTTCACGGTACAAGACCTGTTGGAAATCCAGTTTTATCCGAACCTATGACAGTCAGTTCTAATTTTTATCCAAGAATTTTGTTCAATTCATG GTTGGAATTTCGTGGCATAAGCGTGTGCCAGGTACCAAGAGAAGCGAGGCTAGTGTTAGTATTGTACGGTCGTACTTTACAACCTACCGAGCATGAATCTAATTCCTCGGCAGAAAATACCATGCAAAAGGAAGAATTAGGTTGGGGAGCTATACAGTTCTTTGATTTCGAAGG AGTGATGAGTCAAGGAAGTTTCTTCTTATCTCTGTGGCCAGCAGTTGCTGATAAGAGATTAGGTCCTGCTCCTGCACCTGGAATTCATCCTCAAGGGGATACGCATGCTATCATCGGTTTAGAATTACCCGATTATGGTGGCAAAGTGTTATTCCCCACAGAATTAAGGGATTTTGATGTTGAATCGTTGGACTTTAATTCCTTAGATCAGAATACACAAGAATTATTAATAGACATTACACAGCAAACTACCTTTACAAG ACCACTTATCGAGGAGAGGGAAATTTTATGGGAGAAACGTCATTACTTACACGACAGACCCGAAGCTTTGCCCAAAGTGCTTTTAGCTGCGCACAGTTGGGACTGGGCTTGTTTACCTGATCTTCATGCATCTCTCAGGGTTTGGAGTGCTTTGCCTCCTGTTCAAGCTTTACAATTACTGTTACCTTG TTTTCCAGATATGAAGGTTAGAGAAGTAGCGGTTGGCTGGATTCGAGAATTGAGTAACGACGAATTGGTAGATTATTTACCACAATTGTTGCAAGCATTGAAGCACGAAACATATGAAACATCACCTCTAGCAAGATTCTTGTTAGAACGAGCTTTACTTTCTCCACGTGTAGCTCATCACGTTTATTGGTTGTTGACACAAGCATTACCAGGACAAAGTCCTCAG aATTCTTCTGAAATTGGCTCAGAAGATGATAGAAATATTAGTTCTACACGCTATCACAAAAGACTACAACTAATGTTGCGGGCATTACTAGCTGTTATTGGCGATGCACTAAGAAATAGTTTTCTTACCCAACAATTACTTGTCaag AATTTACACGAAGTagctgaaaatataaaacaattgAAAGATTCGTTAAGAATGGATGCGCTGAAAATTAGCTtacaaaatatacattgtCAATTAATGGAAGATGATGGTACATGTTTACCGTTGTCTCCCAGTAAACAAGTATTCGGTATAAATGTACAAAGCTGTTCGTATTTTCCGTCGTTCACTCTTCCCctaaaaatcaatttcattaGCTGTGACGATGTGATCTGTCCTGCAATTTTTAAA gTTGGAGATGATTTACAACAAGATATGTTAACGCTTCAAATAGTTCGCATTATGGATAAACTTTGGCTGAAAGAGGGTCTTGATCTTAAAATGGTAACATTTACTTGCGTGCCTACTGGGTACAAACGTGGGATGATAGAAATGGTCACGGACGCGGAAACCTTGAGAAAAATACAAGTCGAATTCGGTCTGACTGGTTCTTTTAAAGACCGACCGATTGCCGAATGGCTGGCAAAGCACAATCCTTCTGAATTAGAATACGAAAGGGCTGTAGAAAACTTCACTGCATCTTGCGCGGGCTACAGTGTCGCTACTTATATCTTAGGGATTTGTGACAGGCATAATGACAATATTATGTTAAAAACATCTGGTCACCTGTTCCATATTGATTTTGGTAAATTCCTAGGTGACGCACAAATGTTTGGAAACTTCAAGAG agATAGAACCCCGTTTGTATTAACTTCTGATATGGCGTACGTTATAAATGGTGGAGATAAACCATCAGCTAAATTCCATCATTTTGTTGATTTATGTTGTCAAGCATTTAATGTGGTACGGAAGCATGGAAATCTTATTCTTCATCTTTTTGGATTG ATGACTTCGTCTGGTATTCCTGGTGTAACGGTGGACGCAGTTAGTTATGTACAAAAGGCTCTTCTTCCCGAACAAACGAATCCCGAAGCTGCCGCGACATTCGCTCGAATGATCGAAAGTTCGCTTAAAAGTTGGTTCACTCAATTCAACTTTTTCTTACACAATTTGGCACAGCTTCGATTTTCAGGCGATCACAGTGACGGGGCATTGTTATCGTTTATTCCACGTACATACAC AATGCAGCAAGAAGGTCAATTAACAAGCGTTCAAGTACATGGGTATCAAAAACGATACGACCCTGAAAAatattacatgtatatattGCGTATACAGCGAAAGGGTCACGCAGACCCCACTTATTTATTTAGATCCTATAAAGAATTTTGCGAATTTTATCAGAAACTGTGCATTCACTTTCCTCTTGCTAAACTCGCCAG TTTACCAAGTGGTATAAGTGTTGGAAGATCTAATATAAAACAAGTTGCTGATAAACGCAGAGCAGATATAGAAAAATTCCTTGTAAGCTTATTTAAAATGGCACCAGAGATTTCCCAAAGTGATCTGGTTTACACATTCTTTCATCCTCTATTGAGGGATCAGCAAAATGCTGATATTCATTTACGCAAAGTAAAAG TTGGCAATTGGTGGGCTGAGAAAAGAGTCAGGGACAACGTTCAAAATGGACAAATTAAAATGTCCCTTCATTATACTCGTGGAGCCTTTTATGTGATGATCTATCATGCAAGAGGATTGCCAAAAGTAGCTAATGGTCAAGAACCGAATACATACGTAAAAGTTTATCTTAAACCAGATCCTACaaagaaaacgaaacgaaaaacAAAAGTTGTGAAGAAAAATTGTCATCCTTCGTTTATGGAAATG CTAGAGTATAGAATGTCTTTGGATGTTATTAAAGAAAGAACTCTAGAAGCTACAATATGGAACCATGATACATTGCAAGAAAATGAGTTTCTTGGTGGACTATGTTTACCACTTGAACGTTTTGACCTGACAAATGAAACAATTGAATGGTTTT